The following are encoded together in the Bacteroidota bacterium genome:
- a CDS encoding electron transfer flavoprotein subunit beta/FixA family protein yields the protein MKILICISNVPDTTTKIKFTGDNTKFDAAGVQWIINPWDELALTRALELKETGTPIEKITVMNVGGKETEPTLRKALAIGADNAVRIDAEPLDAYFVAYQLAEALKSDPYDIILCGIDSSDFNGSMVGGMLAELLDMPSVSSVSKLNIEGSAIKLNREIDGGSEVLETQTPFVAIVQKGIALEPRIPSMRGIMMARQKPLETKTPVAAEALTSYVSFELPPAKAKCRMVDAENVKELVDLLHNEAKVL from the coding sequence ATGAAAATCCTAATTTGTATCAGCAACGTACCCGACACTACTACCAAGATCAAATTCACCGGTGACAATACAAAATTTGACGCTGCAGGTGTTCAATGGATCATCAATCCCTGGGATGAACTTGCCCTCACACGGGCGCTGGAATTAAAAGAAACCGGTACTCCCATTGAGAAGATCACTGTGATGAATGTCGGAGGAAAAGAAACGGAACCTACGCTCAGGAAGGCGCTTGCCATTGGTGCGGATAATGCCGTAAGGATAGATGCCGAGCCGCTGGATGCTTATTTTGTTGCCTATCAACTGGCTGAAGCTCTGAAGTCGGACCCCTATGATATCATCCTTTGCGGGATCGACTCCAGTGATTTTAACGGATCCATGGTGGGTGGGATGCTTGCAGAATTGCTTGACATGCCTTCCGTTTCATCGGTATCCAAACTTAACATTGAAGGCTCTGCCATAAAGCTTAATCGTGAGATCGACGGAGGATCGGAAGTCCTGGAAACACAAACTCCCTTTGTTGCCATAGTGCAGAAAGGCATCGCCCTGGAACCGAGAATTCCTTCCATGAGAGGGATCATGATGGCAAGGCAGAAACCTCTTGAAACAAAAACTCCGGTTGCTGCCGAAGCTCTTACCTCCTACGTGTCGTTTGAGCTTCCTCCTGCCAAAGCCAAATGCAGGATGGTGGATGCCGAAAATGTAAAGGAGCTGGTCGACCTGCTCCATAATGAAGCTAAAGTATTGTAA
- a CDS encoding acyl-CoA dehydrogenase family protein, giving the protein MNFAYTEEQEMIRQAARDYAQRELLKDILERDAKAEIPWQHIKNLRELGFFGMMVSHEWGGGGMDTLSYVLALEELSKADAATAVILSVHNSLACWGVEKYGTQEQKEKYLRSLASGEKLGAFLLSEPEAGSDATHQKTTAEDKGDHYLVNGTKNWISNAQVASVYLVIAQTHPDKKHHGINALIIDKDTPGISLAPHEDKMGMRSSETHSVMFSDVKVPKENRIGDDGFGFSFAMKALEGGRIGIAAQALGIAGGAMERAIQYSKERKAFGKFIYEHQAIAFKLSDMAVKIEAARNLIHKAAWLKDNGLPYGTMSAMAKQYAADIAMEVTTEAVQVHGGYGYVKEYHVERLMREAKLTQIYEGTSEIQKIVISRALLKD; this is encoded by the coding sequence ATGAATTTTGCGTATACTGAGGAACAGGAGATGATCCGTCAGGCAGCCAGGGATTATGCCCAGCGGGAATTGCTCAAAGACATCCTGGAAAGGGATGCAAAAGCGGAGATTCCATGGCAGCATATTAAGAATCTCCGGGAACTGGGATTTTTCGGAATGATGGTTTCCCACGAATGGGGAGGAGGAGGGATGGATACACTGTCGTATGTCCTGGCCCTTGAAGAATTATCCAAAGCAGACGCTGCTACTGCAGTAATCCTTTCTGTTCACAATTCCCTGGCTTGCTGGGGCGTGGAAAAGTATGGGACACAGGAGCAGAAAGAAAAATATTTGCGATCTCTGGCAAGCGGGGAGAAGCTTGGTGCTTTCCTGCTTTCAGAACCTGAAGCAGGTTCGGATGCTACTCACCAGAAAACGACCGCTGAAGATAAAGGTGACCATTATCTGGTAAACGGCACCAAGAACTGGATCAGCAATGCCCAGGTTGCTTCGGTTTATCTGGTTATTGCACAAACACATCCCGATAAGAAACATCATGGGATCAATGCTCTCATCATAGATAAAGATACCCCCGGGATCTCACTGGCTCCTCATGAAGATAAAATGGGCATGCGGAGTTCCGAAACCCATTCGGTGATGTTCAGTGATGTGAAGGTTCCCAAAGAAAACCGCATCGGTGATGACGGATTCGGCTTCAGTTTCGCCATGAAGGCCCTGGAGGGCGGACGGATCGGTATTGCAGCCCAGGCACTCGGAATAGCCGGGGGTGCAATGGAAAGGGCCATTCAATATTCCAAAGAGAGAAAAGCTTTCGGAAAGTTTATCTATGAACACCAGGCCATTGCCTTTAAATTGTCCGATATGGCCGTGAAGATTGAAGCAGCCCGGAACCTTATTCACAAAGCCGCATGGTTGAAAGACAACGGCCTGCCCTACGGCACCATGAGCGCCATGGCTAAACAATATGCCGCGGATATAGCCATGGAAGTGACCACAGAAGCCGTCCAGGTGCACGGAGGCTACGGCTACGTGAAAGAATATCACGTGGAAAGACTTATGCGTGAAGCCAAACTGACCCAGATATACGAAGGTACCTCAGAAATTCAGAAAATCGTAATTTCGCGGGCATTATTAAAAGATTAA
- a CDS encoding electron transfer flavoprotein subunit alpha/FixB family protein, with protein sequence MSILVFTENWDGRFKKLSFELLTFAKKVATQAGDDVIALSIGKVPDEELAKLAAYGADRIIKVEDDRLNALVNKAYSAVIAQVAAQTDANVIIFAHNFTGKALAPRVAVKMNAGLVTGVTEIPAKMDPFTVKKKVFTNKAFANVEVKSSVKVLTLFQNSVGVEENPGKGSVESFTPQLSDKDFLTKVVEVNKVTGKVLLTDAEIVISGGRGMKSPDKWAPLEELSGLLGGALACSRPVSDEGWRPHTEHVGQTGKIIAPNLYFAFGISGAIQHLGGVSSSKCIVAVNTDKDAPIFEAADYGIVGDVHAVLPEFVQAVKDLKESQG encoded by the coding sequence ATGTCAATATTGGTTTTTACAGAAAACTGGGACGGGCGTTTTAAAAAGCTCAGTTTCGAATTGCTCACCTTTGCGAAAAAGGTGGCAACCCAGGCCGGAGATGATGTGATAGCACTTTCCATCGGTAAAGTACCCGATGAAGAGTTGGCAAAGCTTGCTGCTTATGGCGCTGACCGCATCATTAAAGTTGAAGACGACAGGCTCAACGCCCTCGTAAATAAGGCATACTCCGCAGTGATTGCCCAGGTGGCAGCACAAACGGATGCCAATGTTATTATCTTTGCCCACAATTTTACAGGAAAAGCGCTTGCACCCAGGGTTGCCGTGAAAATGAATGCAGGCCTGGTTACTGGGGTTACTGAAATTCCTGCGAAAATGGATCCCTTCACGGTAAAGAAAAAGGTCTTTACCAATAAAGCATTTGCAAATGTTGAGGTGAAATCAAGCGTTAAAGTCCTTACCTTATTTCAAAACTCCGTGGGTGTTGAAGAAAATCCAGGAAAAGGATCTGTTGAAAGCTTTACCCCCCAATTGAGCGATAAGGATTTCCTGACAAAAGTTGTTGAAGTTAATAAGGTTACAGGAAAGGTCCTTCTGACCGATGCCGAGATTGTGATTTCAGGTGGAAGAGGGATGAAAAGCCCCGACAAATGGGCTCCCCTGGAAGAACTATCCGGGTTGCTGGGAGGTGCTTTGGCATGTTCCAGACCTGTTTCCGATGAGGGCTGGAGGCCTCATACTGAACATGTAGGACAGACCGGGAAAATTATTGCTCCCAACCTATACTTTGCCTTTGGAATCTCCGGTGCAATACAACATCTGGGCGGCGTTAGCTCCTCAAAATGTATTGTTGCCGTCAATACCGATAAGGATGCACCCATCTTCGAAGCTGCCGATTACGGAATAGTGGGAGATGTGCATGCGGTACTTCCTGAATTTGTACAGGCCGTCAAAGATCTCAAGGAATCTCAGGGTTAA